One Synechococcus sp. CC9605 genomic window carries:
- a CDS encoding alpha/beta fold hydrolase, with amino-acid sequence MDNPQLLQRLGVPSFEQRWPWIGGDLQTLRDTLREVDLPHDQGVPIEIPVPALPSGAAAAGSLLALLDQPEGDPKGLVLLLHGLGGSSSREGLRRMGVALQTAGFAVLRLNLRGADPGRHLAGGTYAARCNSDLLPVIARARSLAAGCPLLGAGISLGGTMLLNAALASPGVLDGLFCASSPLDLAACSASIERLRNRVYQRWLLKRLVRQTLADPFGVNADEEAKLQATPPRSIREFDSAVTAPRWGFADVEAYYRVASPLQHLVPACKAMPPTLLLQALDDPWVPAASAMDLAEALPPEAVIRTLFTPRGGHNGFHGRDGCWGDQLAAAWLRDVVAG; translated from the coding sequence GTGGATAACCCCCAGCTGTTGCAGCGGCTGGGGGTTCCGTCGTTTGAGCAGCGCTGGCCCTGGATTGGTGGTGACCTGCAAACCCTGCGCGACACCCTGCGTGAGGTGGATCTTCCCCACGATCAAGGTGTTCCGATTGAAATTCCCGTGCCAGCCCTGCCCAGTGGAGCGGCAGCTGCCGGGTCGTTGCTGGCCCTGCTCGATCAGCCGGAAGGGGACCCCAAGGGCTTGGTTCTGCTGCTCCATGGTCTGGGGGGATCCAGTTCCCGAGAAGGCCTGAGGCGGATGGGTGTGGCGCTCCAGACCGCTGGTTTTGCGGTGCTGCGCCTCAACCTGCGCGGTGCTGATCCGGGCCGCCACCTCGCGGGTGGCACCTATGCAGCGCGCTGCAACAGTGATCTGCTGCCGGTGATTGCTCGGGCCCGAAGCTTGGCGGCGGGTTGTCCACTGCTGGGGGCCGGCATCTCCCTGGGCGGCACGATGCTGCTCAATGCCGCTCTGGCGTCCCCCGGCGTGCTTGATGGCCTCTTCTGTGCCAGCAGTCCCTTGGATCTGGCCGCCTGCAGCGCCTCGATCGAGCGACTGCGCAATCGGGTCTACCAACGCTGGCTGCTCAAGCGGTTGGTGCGTCAGACCCTGGCGGATCCCTTTGGGGTGAACGCTGACGAGGAAGCCAAGCTGCAGGCGACGCCCCCCCGTTCGATTCGTGAGTTCGATAGTGCCGTGACGGCTCCCCGCTGGGGGTTTGCGGATGTAGAGGCCTACTACCGCGTGGCTTCACCCCTGCAGCATCTGGTGCCCGCCTGCAAAGCGATGCCACCCACCTTGCTGTTGCAGGCTCTGGATGATCCCTGGGTTCCTGCCGCCTCCGCGATGGATCTCGCAGAGGCGCTGCCGCCGGAGGCTGTGATTCGCACGTTGTTCACTCCACGGGGAGGGCACAACGGTTTCCATGGCCGTGACGGCTGCTGGGGCGACCAGCTGGCGGCGGCCTGGCTCAGGGACGTTGTTGCTGGCTAA
- a CDS encoding NAD(P)(+) transhydrogenase (Re/Si-specific) subunit beta: protein MSDFLKYAIELVAVLLLALGIKGLSKVRSARGANQLAAVAMGLAVLGLLINYLGTSGISIAAWTWIISGTLVGGVLGAITAQRVPMTSMPETVALFNGCGGMSSLLVALAAALYPAALDAAGPVAVVSIVVSVFVGAITFTGSIVAMAKLQGWLSTPAWMQSKARHAVNIALAVASLVGAVEMLRNADSSTGLWLLVAASGLLGIGVTLPIGGADMPVVISLLNSYSGVAAAAAGFVVGSQLLIVAGAMVGAAGLILTQVMCNGMNRSLVSVLFGGALGATSAAGGGGGEYTNITSCSVEECALTLEAAERVVIVPGYGLAVAQAQHTLREVTRVLESAGIDVAYAIHPVAGRMPGHMNVLLAEADVPYEQLQEMDQINPEFPATDVVLVLGANDVVNPQAKSDPNSPLYGMPVLDVQDARTVFVVKRGMSAGYSGIKNDLFELANTSMLFGDAKKVLGDLLVELKDLGLGKK from the coding sequence ATGTCTGACTTTCTCAAATACGCGATCGAGCTGGTTGCGGTTCTGCTGCTGGCTCTCGGCATCAAAGGTCTCTCCAAGGTGCGTTCCGCGAGGGGCGCCAACCAGCTGGCCGCTGTGGCCATGGGCCTTGCGGTGCTGGGTCTGCTGATCAACTACCTGGGCACCAGCGGCATCAGCATCGCCGCCTGGACCTGGATCATTTCCGGAACGTTGGTGGGTGGTGTGCTCGGCGCTATCACCGCCCAGCGGGTGCCGATGACCTCGATGCCGGAGACGGTCGCCCTTTTCAACGGCTGCGGTGGCATGTCGTCACTGCTGGTGGCCCTGGCTGCTGCGCTTTATCCGGCGGCCCTCGATGCGGCAGGCCCCGTGGCAGTGGTGTCGATCGTTGTCTCCGTTTTCGTTGGTGCGATCACCTTCACCGGCTCGATCGTGGCCATGGCCAAGCTGCAGGGTTGGCTGTCCACGCCGGCCTGGATGCAGAGCAAGGCGCGCCATGCCGTGAACATCGCGCTGGCGGTGGCATCCCTGGTGGGTGCCGTTGAAATGCTGCGCAACGCTGATTCGAGCACGGGCCTCTGGCTGCTGGTGGCGGCCTCCGGCCTGCTGGGGATCGGGGTGACGCTGCCGATCGGCGGCGCCGACATGCCCGTGGTGATCTCCCTGCTGAACAGCTATTCCGGTGTGGCTGCTGCCGCTGCCGGTTTCGTGGTGGGCAGCCAGTTGCTGATCGTGGCCGGCGCCATGGTTGGTGCTGCCGGCCTGATCCTCACCCAGGTGATGTGCAACGGCATGAACCGTTCCCTGGTGTCTGTGCTGTTCGGTGGCGCCCTGGGTGCCACGAGCGCTGCAGGTGGTGGCGGCGGTGAATACACCAACATCACCAGCTGCAGTGTTGAGGAATGCGCCCTCACCCTCGAGGCAGCTGAACGGGTGGTGATTGTTCCGGGCTATGGCTTGGCCGTGGCTCAGGCGCAACACACGCTCAGGGAAGTGACTCGGGTGCTGGAGAGTGCTGGCATTGATGTGGCCTATGCCATTCACCCGGTGGCCGGCCGTATGCCGGGTCACATGAACGTGCTCCTGGCTGAGGCCGATGTGCCCTATGAGCAGCTTCAGGAGATGGATCAGATCAACCCCGAGTTCCCCGCCACCGATGTGGTGTTGGTGCTGGGGGCAAATGATGTGGTCAATCCCCAGGCCAAGAGCGACCCCAATTCGCCGCTCTACGGCATGCCCGTTCTGGATGTGCAGGACGCCCGCACGGTGTTCGTGGTGAAACGGGGCATGAGCGCTGGTTACTCCGGCATCAAGAACGATCTGTTCGAGCTAGCCAACACCTCAATGCTGTTTGGTGATGCCAAGAAGGTGCTGGGCGATCTCCTGGTGGAACTGAAGGATCTGGGCCTGGGCAAGAAGTGA
- a CDS encoding NAD(P) transhydrogenase subunit alpha gives MFVEFLWVLLLGSLLGLELIGKVPPTLHTPLMSGANAISGITVLAALTAIIKAGDNTVLLLLGSVSLGFALFNVIGGFLVTDRMLAMFSRKPARKENR, from the coding sequence ATGTTTGTTGAATTCCTCTGGGTTCTCCTGCTTGGCAGCCTGCTTGGGCTGGAGCTGATCGGCAAGGTTCCCCCCACCCTGCACACTCCCTTGATGAGTGGTGCCAACGCCATCTCGGGCATCACCGTGTTGGCAGCGCTCACCGCCATCATCAAAGCCGGCGACAACACCGTGCTGTTGCTGCTCGGTTCCGTCTCGCTGGGCTTTGCCCTGTTCAACGTGATCGGGGGCTTCCTTGTGACCGATCGCATGCTGGCCATGTTCAGCCGCAAGCCTGCTCGCAAGGAGAACCGCTGA
- a CDS encoding Re/Si-specific NAD(P)(+) transhydrogenase subunit alpha produces MFALPRLLIPVESTPGENRVAATPDTVKKFISLGCSVAVEHGAGTPSGYLNEAYAEQGADLIGTGDSSAWSQADVLLCVQSPRAATLARLRQGALVVGLLSPYANEELTAALKRSGLSAMALELLPRISRAQSADALSSQANIAGYKSVLLASAALDRYFPMLMTAAGTVQPAKVVILGAGVAGLQAVATARRLGAVVYVSDIRPAVKEQVESLGARFIEPPEMEDKPSESGGYAKQASDAFLAAQRQQLSDQLAEADVAICTAQVPGRRAPRLISEDMLDRMRPGAVVVDLAVAQGGNCADTVPGQTVDRKGVKLIGGNDLPCSVPNHASALYARNLVALLEPTLKDGVLSIDLEDELIAGCLIAQDGTIRRGDVLTPGAN; encoded by the coding sequence GTGTTCGCCTTGCCCAGACTTCTTATACCGGTGGAGTCGACGCCGGGAGAAAACCGCGTCGCGGCAACACCGGACACGGTCAAGAAATTTATTTCGTTGGGCTGCAGCGTCGCAGTCGAACACGGAGCCGGTACCCCCTCCGGATACCTCAATGAGGCCTACGCCGAGCAGGGCGCGGATCTCATTGGGACGGGAGATTCGTCGGCGTGGAGTCAGGCGGATGTTCTGCTCTGTGTCCAATCGCCGAGGGCAGCCACCCTGGCCCGACTGCGCCAGGGAGCGCTGGTGGTGGGTCTGCTTTCTCCTTATGCCAACGAAGAGCTGACGGCCGCCCTTAAGCGCAGCGGGCTTTCTGCCATGGCGCTCGAGCTGCTGCCCCGGATCAGCCGGGCCCAGTCTGCTGATGCGCTCTCCTCCCAGGCCAACATCGCCGGATACAAGTCGGTGCTGCTTGCCTCCGCCGCGCTGGACCGTTATTTCCCGATGCTGATGACGGCAGCGGGCACCGTTCAGCCTGCCAAGGTGGTGATTCTTGGAGCCGGTGTGGCCGGCCTTCAGGCCGTGGCCACAGCGCGTCGTCTGGGTGCTGTGGTGTACGTCAGTGATATCAGACCTGCGGTGAAGGAGCAGGTGGAATCGCTTGGAGCCCGCTTCATTGAGCCCCCCGAGATGGAGGACAAGCCCTCGGAATCTGGTGGCTATGCCAAACAGGCCTCCGACGCCTTCCTGGCGGCCCAGCGTCAGCAGCTGTCGGATCAGCTGGCCGAGGCCGACGTGGCCATCTGCACCGCCCAGGTGCCTGGCCGCCGCGCTCCGCGTTTGATCAGCGAAGACATGCTCGATCGGATGCGCCCCGGCGCGGTGGTGGTGGATCTGGCCGTGGCCCAGGGCGGCAACTGTGCCGACACCGTTCCTGGCCAGACCGTGGATCGCAAGGGCGTGAAGCTGATCGGTGGTAATGACCTGCCCTGCAGCGTTCCCAATCACGCCAGTGCGCTTTACGCCCGCAACCTAGTGGCTCTGCTGGAGCCCACCTTGAAGGACGGCGTCCTCAGCATTGATCTCGAGGATGAACTGATCGCCGGCTGTCTGATCGCCCAGGACGGCACCATCCGTCGTGGCGATGTTCTTACCCCAGGTGCCAACTGA
- a CDS encoding DEAD/DEAH box helicase: MLRRRLELEGSSRDLLVFAGPGAGKTLGAMLGFRAMRDQGRLDHFVVFCHRTSILNQWKSAAARLGLQLEEWSCPPEQSQDADGLLVTYQGAGRQLEALGARLEQWGLSACMAIADEAHHLGVDPDEPDATAWGQTFLELTGSVRLRLGLTGTPFRADNLAFCAARRMRVRLDDGGWVEQIRPDLCVEPRDLIAAGDVRPLEFRFQDGWVEHSREGHPDRDVSPLSVEQRESWRARNLRRAIRLADSSSIGQQVLLRAQQKLNKLRERQPQAAGLVIARDISHAEAISRVLIDDGNRVELIHSQSPQATERLNAFQSGDADWLVSIDMCAEGFDAPRLRVVAYLTTVVTRSRFVQGITRAVRMTPELAAREAIPREASYVFAPADPLLMDYARSWSVAEPYVLRPQEHEVEDEQPGVGAWRGPSLPLEAVEDGAGAVIRLKMPELPTFLQR, translated from the coding sequence CTGCTGCGGCGCAGGCTCGAGCTGGAGGGCAGCAGCCGCGACCTGCTGGTGTTTGCAGGCCCAGGGGCAGGCAAAACCCTCGGGGCCATGCTGGGATTCCGCGCCATGCGCGATCAGGGCCGGCTGGACCATTTCGTGGTCTTCTGCCACCGAACCTCAATCCTCAACCAGTGGAAATCCGCCGCAGCGCGTCTTGGCTTGCAGCTGGAGGAGTGGTCCTGCCCGCCGGAGCAAAGCCAAGACGCTGATGGCTTGTTGGTGACTTATCAGGGGGCCGGTCGCCAGCTCGAGGCTCTGGGTGCACGGCTCGAGCAATGGGGCCTGAGCGCCTGCATGGCGATCGCCGATGAAGCCCATCATCTCGGCGTTGATCCTGACGAACCGGATGCCACCGCCTGGGGGCAGACCTTTCTGGAGCTGACCGGCAGCGTGCGGCTGCGACTGGGGCTCACGGGTACCCCCTTTCGTGCCGACAACCTGGCGTTCTGCGCCGCCCGGCGCATGCGGGTGCGTCTGGATGACGGCGGTTGGGTTGAGCAGATCCGACCGGATCTCTGCGTTGAACCCAGGGACTTGATCGCTGCAGGGGATGTGCGCCCCCTGGAGTTCCGTTTCCAGGACGGCTGGGTGGAACACAGCCGAGAAGGACACCCCGACCGCGACGTTTCCCCCCTCTCGGTTGAGCAACGGGAAAGCTGGCGCGCGCGCAACCTGCGTCGCGCCATCCGCCTGGCCGACAGCAGCAGCATTGGTCAGCAGGTGCTGCTGCGCGCCCAGCAGAAGCTGAACAAGTTGCGTGAGCGACAGCCGCAGGCTGCTGGTCTTGTGATCGCCCGCGACATCAGCCATGCCGAAGCCATCAGCCGGGTGTTGATTGACGACGGCAACCGGGTGGAGTTGATCCATTCCCAGAGCCCGCAAGCAACGGAGCGCTTAAACGCCTTCCAAAGCGGTGACGCCGATTGGTTGGTGAGCATCGACATGTGCGCGGAGGGCTTTGATGCGCCACGTCTGCGGGTGGTGGCCTATCTGACCACCGTGGTGACCCGGAGCCGTTTTGTGCAGGGCATCACCCGGGCTGTGCGAATGACGCCCGAACTGGCCGCCCGTGAAGCCATTCCAAGAGAAGCCTCCTACGTGTTTGCTCCGGCAGACCCGCTGCTGATGGACTACGCCAGGTCATGGTCGGTGGCCGAGCCCTACGTGCTGCGGCCTCAGGAGCATGAAGTCGAGGACGAGCAGCCGGGGGTTGGAGCCTGGCGCGGACCGAGCCTTCCCCTGGAAGCGGTGGAGGACGGAGCCGGCGCTGTAATTCGTCTAAAAATGCCCGAATTGCCCACTTTTTTGCAGCGCTGA
- the trxB gene encoding thioredoxin-disulfide reductase, with the protein MGKAGTDHIENLVIVGSGPAGYTAAIYAARANLQPLLVTGFQRGGIPGGQLMTTTHVENFPGFPDGVLGPDLMDLMKSQAVRWGTHLLEADADSIDLSSKPYRVEVEGQIVRTHALVIATGASANRLQLPSEQTFWSKGISACAICDGATPQFRNEELAVVGGGDSACEEAVYLTKYGSHVHLVVRSDKLRASAAMADRVLANDLITVHWNSEIDDVSGDDWMQSMTLRNRIEGSSSTIAVKGLFYAIGHTPNTDLLQGQIDLNEKGYLTTQPGRPETSMEGVFAAGDVADAEWRQGITAAGNGCKAALAAERWLSHHNLATRVQREQVEPAVAERPVNVDVTTEATYDPQGLWQKGSFALRKLYHDSAKPLLVIYTSPTCGPCHVLKPQLQRVIQELGGSAQAVVIDIEADQEIAEQAGVNGTPTVQLFHNKAMVKQWRGVKQRSEFKAAIEGCLQAAA; encoded by the coding sequence GTGGGTAAAGCCGGTACGGATCACATCGAAAATCTGGTCATCGTTGGGTCAGGGCCAGCCGGGTACACAGCCGCCATCTACGCCGCACGGGCCAACCTGCAACCGCTTCTAGTCACTGGGTTCCAACGCGGTGGCATTCCCGGTGGCCAGCTGATGACCACCACCCATGTGGAGAATTTTCCTGGCTTCCCGGACGGTGTGCTCGGGCCCGACCTGATGGATCTGATGAAGTCTCAGGCGGTGCGGTGGGGCACTCACCTGCTTGAAGCGGATGCCGACAGCATTGATCTGAGCTCCAAGCCTTATCGCGTTGAGGTGGAAGGACAGATCGTCCGCACCCACGCCCTGGTGATTGCCACGGGCGCCAGTGCTAATCGCCTCCAATTGCCCTCGGAGCAAACCTTCTGGAGCAAAGGCATCAGCGCCTGCGCGATCTGTGACGGCGCCACACCGCAGTTCCGCAACGAGGAACTCGCCGTGGTGGGCGGCGGCGACTCCGCCTGCGAGGAAGCCGTGTACCTCACCAAGTACGGAAGCCACGTGCATCTGGTGGTGCGCTCCGACAAACTCCGCGCCAGTGCCGCCATGGCTGATCGGGTGTTGGCCAACGACTTAATCACGGTGCACTGGAACAGCGAGATCGACGACGTGAGCGGGGACGACTGGATGCAGTCGATGACCCTGCGCAATCGCATTGAGGGCAGTTCATCCACCATCGCCGTTAAAGGGCTCTTCTATGCCATCGGCCACACCCCCAACACCGATCTGCTTCAGGGGCAAATCGATCTGAACGAGAAGGGCTACCTGACAACGCAACCGGGACGACCGGAAACGTCCATGGAAGGCGTCTTCGCAGCCGGCGATGTGGCCGATGCCGAATGGAGACAGGGCATCACCGCAGCTGGCAACGGCTGCAAGGCGGCCTTGGCAGCGGAGCGCTGGCTGAGTCACCACAACCTGGCCACCCGGGTGCAGCGTGAGCAGGTGGAGCCGGCAGTGGCGGAACGTCCTGTGAATGTGGATGTCACCACGGAAGCCACCTACGACCCCCAGGGGCTTTGGCAGAAAGGAAGCTTTGCCCTGCGCAAGCTCTATCACGACAGCGCCAAGCCTCTGCTGGTGATTTACACCTCACCCACCTGCGGCCCTTGCCACGTGCTGAAGCCCCAGCTGCAGCGGGTGATTCAAGAGCTTGGTGGATCAGCCCAGGCCGTTGTCATCGACATCGAGGCCGATCAAGAGATCGCCGAACAGGCCGGTGTGAACGGAACACCCACGGTGCAGCTGTTCCACAACAAAGCCATGGTGAAGCAGTGGCGCGGCGTGAAGCAGCGCAGTGAATTCAAAGCTGCGATTGAAGGTTGCCTTCAGGCTGCAGCCTGA
- the infA gene encoding translation initiation factor IF-1 gives MIETSGVIEKEQGNGFYLVTLEQPAGHQCLCRAAGKLTKFRIKLLAGDKVLVEISPYDLTRGRITYRERNAGAPGGRPGGNRPGGPRRR, from the coding sequence ATGATCGAAACCTCGGGCGTGATCGAGAAGGAACAGGGCAACGGGTTCTATCTGGTCACCCTCGAGCAGCCTGCTGGTCACCAATGCCTCTGCAGAGCGGCTGGAAAGCTCACCAAGTTCCGGATTAAGTTGCTCGCGGGTGACAAGGTGTTGGTGGAGATCAGCCCCTACGACCTCACCCGCGGCCGCATCACCTACCGCGAGCGCAATGCCGGTGCTCCCGGCGGTCGTCCCGGCGGCAACCGCCCCGGCGGCCCGCGCCGTCGCTGA
- a CDS encoding pseudouridine synthase has product MTTLLLNKPYGVLSQFTSEEGSRWRCLSDFVDVPQVYAAGRLDADSEGLLILTSNGRLQQRLTDPRFGHWRSYWAQVEGTPNTEQLQQLCDGVVVQGRRTLPAKARWLQGQDLPQLPERTPQIRFRAAIPTNWLQLSLSEGRNRQVRRMTAAVGLPTLRLVRCCIDLMDNGPPLDLTGLQPGSWRTVTAAEQERLNRLISSSSSAGPRRGGHRRG; this is encoded by the coding sequence TTGACGACGCTGCTGCTGAACAAGCCCTACGGGGTTTTGAGTCAATTCACGTCGGAGGAGGGAAGCCGCTGGCGTTGCCTGAGCGACTTTGTTGATGTGCCCCAGGTGTACGCCGCGGGGCGACTCGATGCCGACAGCGAAGGGTTGCTGATCCTCACCAGCAACGGCCGACTGCAACAGCGCCTCACCGACCCTCGCTTTGGCCACTGGCGCAGCTACTGGGCGCAGGTGGAAGGAACTCCCAACACCGAACAACTGCAACAGCTCTGCGATGGCGTTGTGGTTCAGGGGCGCCGCACCTTGCCAGCAAAAGCGCGCTGGCTTCAGGGCCAGGACCTACCGCAGTTGCCCGAACGAACACCTCAAATTCGTTTTCGAGCTGCGATTCCCACCAATTGGTTGCAACTGTCCCTCAGCGAGGGGCGCAACCGGCAGGTGCGCCGGATGACGGCGGCTGTTGGCCTGCCGACGTTGCGTCTGGTGCGTTGCTGCATCGATCTGATGGACAACGGCCCACCGCTGGACCTCACGGGCCTTCAACCCGGCAGTTGGCGTACGGTGACGGCAGCTGAACAGGAACGGCTAAACCGCCTAATCAGCAGCAGCTCGAGCGCTGGCCCTCGGAGGGGAGGGCACCGACGAGGGTGA
- a CDS encoding methyltransferase domain-containing protein: MAESCCSSPVPQSLDQTQAVEARYGAAAQEQEACLCTPVGFDPALLKVIPDAVVERDYGCGDPTRWVKQGDRVLDLGSGSGKNAFICSQIVGSSGRVTGVDRNADMLALSREAIPVVASAVGFDNVRFVDGAIEALDAPTATGEPLIADGSIDVVLSNCVLNLVNPSARDRLLANIRRVLAPGGQVAISDIVCDQVVPLRLQQDPDLWSGCISGAWQEQDFLEAFVALGFEQVCYADRSEQPWRVVEGIEFRAVTLVGALPSEGQRSSCC, translated from the coding sequence ATGGCGGAATCGTGTTGTTCGTCTCCAGTGCCCCAGTCGCTGGATCAAACCCAAGCGGTGGAAGCCCGCTACGGGGCTGCGGCCCAAGAGCAGGAAGCCTGCCTTTGCACCCCGGTCGGCTTCGACCCTGCTCTGCTCAAAGTGATTCCGGATGCTGTCGTTGAGCGGGATTACGGCTGCGGTGATCCCACCCGCTGGGTGAAGCAGGGGGACCGGGTGCTCGACCTAGGCAGCGGCAGCGGCAAAAACGCCTTCATTTGCAGCCAAATTGTCGGTTCATCCGGCCGCGTGACCGGTGTGGACCGCAACGCCGACATGCTGGCCTTGTCGCGTGAAGCGATCCCGGTTGTTGCTTCAGCCGTGGGCTTCGACAACGTCCGTTTTGTTGATGGAGCCATCGAAGCCCTGGATGCCCCCACGGCCACGGGTGAACCCCTGATCGCTGACGGTTCGATTGATGTGGTGCTGAGCAACTGTGTGCTCAACCTGGTGAACCCGTCGGCGCGCGACAGGCTCCTGGCCAACATTCGCCGGGTCCTTGCCCCCGGTGGTCAGGTTGCCATCAGCGACATCGTTTGCGATCAGGTAGTGCCTCTGCGTTTGCAGCAGGACCCTGATCTCTGGAGCGGCTGCATCAGCGGCGCCTGGCAGGAGCAGGACTTCCTGGAAGCATTCGTAGCTCTTGGTTTTGAGCAGGTTTGCTACGCCGATCGCAGTGAGCAGCCCTGGCGTGTGGTGGAGGGCATTGAGTTCCGGGCGGTCACCCTCGTCGGTGCCCTCCCCTCCGAGGGCCAGCGCTCGAGCTGCTGCTGA